The following coding sequences lie in one Jonesia denitrificans DSM 20603 genomic window:
- a CDS encoding FadR/GntR family transcriptional regulator, with amino-acid sequence MQTYETVLSRIETGLAEGRWQLGDHLPSERALAEEFAVSRASIREALRVLEAMGIIRRGTGSGPDAGAILIDRPAAGLGAAIKLHLASGAMPVHDVVQMRLLIETWAAQNVAMRCAAESLHNQADATQPAQTCLTRALALLEDMEASALNHEEFQRLDAEFHVELVALAGNTLCEATMLGLRQAIADYVAAGSARLDDWQSLAHTLMNEHRHIISSLQEGDATGAATAVEQHIEGFYRRALGQRTT; translated from the coding sequence ATGCAGACCTATGAGACCGTCCTTTCTCGCATCGAAACAGGACTCGCAGAAGGCCGGTGGCAGCTGGGGGACCACCTCCCTTCCGAACGCGCACTCGCCGAAGAATTCGCTGTCTCGAGAGCCTCAATTCGAGAAGCGCTCCGCGTCCTGGAAGCGATGGGCATTATTCGCAGAGGAACCGGATCAGGGCCAGACGCGGGAGCGATCCTCATTGACCGTCCCGCCGCCGGACTCGGCGCAGCCATCAAACTTCACCTCGCATCGGGTGCCATGCCCGTCCACGACGTGGTCCAAATGCGACTACTCATCGAAACATGGGCAGCACAAAACGTAGCTATGCGCTGTGCGGCGGAAAGCCTCCACAACCAAGCCGACGCCACACAACCTGCGCAGACATGCCTCACCCGAGCGCTCGCGCTCCTTGAGGACATGGAAGCAAGTGCACTGAACCACGAAGAGTTCCAACGCCTTGACGCAGAATTCCATGTCGAACTTGTCGCACTAGCAGGAAACACTCTGTGCGAAGCAACAATGCTTGGACTGCGTCAAGCCATTGCTGACTATGTTGCTGCAGGCAGCGCTCGTCTTGACGATTGGCAAAGTCTGGCACACACACTCATGAACGAGCACCGCCACATCATCTCTTCACTGCAAGAAGGCGATGCGACTGGGGCGGCAACAGCGGTGGAACAGCACATTGAGGGGTTCTATCGGCGCGCACTAGGTCAACGCACCACCTAG
- a CDS encoding serine/threonine protein kinase: MSGRRQPSLPPKIPGFEYVGLLGMGGFADVFEYRQDFPRRPVAVKVLLSTSLDAGARDAFFAEANIMARLSQHPSIVTIHQAAIASDGRPYFVMEFCAKPSLGARFRSERISVAETLRTGVRVASAVETAHRSGVLHRDIKPANILATDFGWPALTDFGIAGAVGDKLAAAGMSIPWAPPEMLLDEPYGDARSDVYSLGATLYTLLAGRSPFEIPGQTNSPTDLITRIERTQLPAIGRVDVPEELESVLSRAMSRDPNHRFSSALAFAHALQGIERQLQLPVTGVDVPDIVPSAPATSASSPPKASSERSVTVVRGQDSSQPPQTSGPLPTSFAPSAPSAPPAPDTTNSPHIVDTGVDPTGQEDIATRMRSVSTIHPDVDEAERETRLRPITTVPAHPDAPLTPGPSPELGGLGQRSAQGPTWSAQRATRQHEHSFEPRTFEDTDDRAPDFYDAVRGQQPAGQRRQRRGRVVATVVSLLAIIAILVVIGQNMINNDAVNENDTDPVYNDTQDLNMTESVPSVINLRVAQSSSSSVTFAWDNPQPAQGDSYVWRIVDVDGSGTPTRTQAPLAQIPLVGGQESVCIEVSLVRENGKASTTPTRECSQ, from the coding sequence ATGAGCGGACGTCGGCAACCATCACTGCCCCCCAAAATCCCCGGCTTCGAATACGTCGGGCTCCTGGGTATGGGCGGATTTGCTGACGTCTTCGAATATCGCCAAGACTTCCCACGACGCCCCGTAGCCGTCAAAGTACTGCTGTCCACCTCACTGGATGCCGGCGCGCGGGACGCGTTCTTCGCAGAAGCCAACATCATGGCGCGCCTGTCCCAGCACCCATCAATTGTCACGATCCACCAAGCAGCGATCGCATCAGACGGGCGCCCCTACTTCGTCATGGAGTTCTGTGCGAAACCATCGCTCGGCGCACGATTCCGATCCGAACGCATCTCCGTTGCAGAAACCCTACGCACGGGGGTGAGGGTCGCATCGGCAGTAGAAACAGCACACCGATCAGGTGTGCTCCACCGCGACATCAAACCCGCGAACATCCTCGCCACCGACTTCGGGTGGCCCGCCCTCACAGACTTTGGGATCGCCGGTGCAGTGGGGGACAAACTTGCTGCAGCTGGCATGTCCATCCCATGGGCGCCACCAGAAATGCTCCTTGACGAACCCTACGGCGACGCACGCTCAGACGTGTACTCACTGGGCGCAACCCTCTACACGCTCCTAGCCGGTCGGTCACCCTTTGAAATCCCAGGACAAACCAACAGCCCCACCGACCTCATCACCCGAATCGAACGCACCCAACTCCCCGCCATCGGGAGAGTCGATGTCCCAGAGGAACTGGAGTCGGTGCTATCGCGGGCCATGTCACGCGACCCGAACCACCGATTCTCCTCCGCGCTCGCATTCGCGCACGCCCTGCAAGGCATAGAACGCCAACTTCAACTCCCAGTCACCGGTGTTGACGTTCCAGACATTGTTCCCAGCGCCCCAGCAACCTCAGCATCATCACCACCCAAAGCCTCCTCCGAACGGTCTGTGACCGTTGTGCGAGGTCAGGATTCCTCCCAACCACCACAAACGAGTGGCCCACTTCCCACCTCCTTCGCGCCCTCGGCCCCGTCCGCGCCACCTGCACCTGACACCACAAACTCCCCGCACATCGTCGATACCGGCGTAGACCCAACTGGCCAAGAGGATATTGCCACCCGCATGCGTAGCGTCTCCACCATCCACCCGGATGTGGACGAAGCTGAACGGGAAACGCGGTTGCGGCCCATCACAACGGTTCCCGCCCACCCCGATGCCCCACTTACTCCCGGACCCTCACCGGAATTGGGTGGTCTCGGGCAACGCAGTGCACAAGGACCAACCTGGTCCGCGCAACGAGCAACCAGGCAGCACGAACACAGCTTCGAACCACGCACATTCGAGGACACCGACGACCGCGCCCCTGACTTCTACGATGCAGTACGGGGACAACAGCCAGCAGGTCAACGCCGACAACGTCGTGGGCGGGTTGTCGCCACCGTTGTGTCGTTGCTCGCGATCATAGCCATTCTTGTTGTCATCGGGCAGAATATGATCAACAACGATGCGGTGAACGAGAACGACACAGACCCGGTGTACAACGACACGCAAGATCTCAACATGACGGAATCGGTTCCGTCAGTCATTAATCTCCGGGTCGCTCAATCGAGTTCATCGTCTGTCACGTTCGCCTGGGACAACCCACAACCAGCTCAGGGCGATAGTTATGTGTGGCGGATCGTTGATGTGGACGGGAGCGGCACCCCCACGCGCACTCAGGCCCCCCTTGCCCAAATCCCTCTTGTGGGCGGGCAAGAATCCGTGTGTATTGAGGTGTCCCTCGTTCGCGAGAACGGGAAAGCGTCAACAACACCAACAAGGGAGTGCAGTCAGTGA
- a CDS encoding FHA domain-containing protein, with translation MARDNTFIVMRARRDDHPIDRETGVHLWHALSSDRGVQRCMSLLAQDGLEEMPDFALIQLRGTALHVIVRGLFTVLLLNHDGRYSSVDADGAATWREYADLPAAEFCIRGIPGLTLAGTDTDYLASGVTTVSLLCSLGWDDPDDPVLSTEHPATGAHQIARALTGSDDSPRPHNAAAPSSRKNGMTAVPEALKAQVKAWDRRQKAVTQVMPVVDDDLMEAAASRSGGSDDHGASRSAASPAPSPERHRSPADARTGWEQSSSAIASGAIPLPDYQALHTPNQAQRHVGGTPTLPPPPPPTAPRLGEATQPGLPAYLAQQTKAPTPTPSATSGAQPSAPQHPNPHHQVNPEHQPDSERQVTEEPQADPGSDDDHSSTILTGNLVEYRQAMETSSSLRVPSEPVSAGGAVPIPTLKLSNGVRIPLDRTVLIGRAPQASRLPVHELPRLVNVASPNNDVSRTHAQVRIDGELVLVTDLNSTNGVLLTEPGQQPRRLHPDEPTPLSSGALVDLGDGVTFELEDNR, from the coding sequence GTGGCAAGAGACAACACATTTATCGTGATGCGTGCGCGCCGCGATGATCACCCGATTGACAGAGAAACGGGAGTTCACCTGTGGCATGCCTTGTCCTCTGACCGTGGGGTGCAACGGTGCATGAGTTTGCTGGCGCAGGATGGGCTTGAGGAGATGCCTGATTTTGCGCTGATTCAGTTGCGGGGGACTGCACTTCACGTCATTGTGCGGGGACTGTTCACTGTGCTCTTGTTAAATCACGATGGGCGTTACTCCTCGGTGGACGCTGATGGTGCGGCGACCTGGCGCGAATACGCGGACCTCCCTGCTGCAGAATTTTGTATTCGCGGTATTCCAGGTCTCACGCTCGCTGGCACTGACACTGACTACCTTGCGTCCGGGGTCACAACTGTGTCATTGCTGTGTTCGCTTGGCTGGGATGACCCTGACGACCCCGTGCTCAGTACCGAACACCCTGCCACAGGCGCTCACCAGATCGCTCGTGCGCTCACTGGTTCCGATGATTCTCCCCGCCCCCACAATGCGGCGGCACCTTCATCGCGGAAGAACGGGATGACCGCCGTCCCAGAAGCGTTAAAAGCCCAGGTGAAAGCCTGGGATCGCCGGCAAAAAGCCGTCACCCAGGTGATGCCCGTTGTCGATGACGACCTCATGGAAGCGGCCGCGTCCCGGTCAGGCGGTTCTGACGATCACGGTGCTTCGCGCAGTGCCGCATCGCCTGCCCCATCACCTGAACGGCACAGGTCACCAGCCGATGCGCGAACTGGGTGGGAACAATCATCCTCAGCCATTGCGTCAGGGGCCATCCCACTACCTGACTACCAAGCGCTTCATACACCCAACCAAGCGCAGCGTCACGTAGGGGGAACACCCACGCTTCCGCCTCCGCCGCCACCAACTGCTCCCCGGTTAGGGGAAGCAACCCAACCTGGGCTACCCGCCTACCTCGCCCAACAAACCAAGGCGCCAACCCCGACGCCGTCCGCGACGTCGGGTGCCCAGCCCTCCGCACCCCAACACCCAAACCCCCACCACCAGGTCAACCCAGAACACCAGCCTGACTCAGAACGCCAAGTCACCGAAGAACCCCAGGCAGACCCAGGCAGCGATGACGACCACAGCTCAACCATCTTGACCGGCAACCTCGTCGAATACCGGCAAGCCATGGAAACCAGTTCCTCACTGCGAGTCCCCAGCGAACCTGTTTCCGCAGGTGGAGCTGTTCCAATCCCCACACTGAAACTATCGAACGGTGTCCGCATCCCCCTGGACCGAACCGTCCTGATCGGTCGAGCACCCCAAGCGTCCCGCCTTCCCGTACACGAACTACCGCGACTGGTCAACGTGGCCAGCCCAAACAACGACGTGTCCCGCACCCACGCACAAGTCCGCATCGACGGGGAACTCGTTCTCGTAACCGACCTCAACTCGACCAACGGTGTTCTCCTGACCGAACCAGGACAACAGCCACGACGACTTCACCCCGACGAACCAACCCCCCTATCATCCGGTGCGCTCGTCGACCTCGGTGACGGGGTCACGTTCGAGCTTGAGGACAACAGATGA
- a CDS encoding cation diffusion facilitator family transporter: protein MPHNHTPPPPRDHDAAYRHRRALLWALALTASVMIIEFIVGINIGSLALLADAAHMATDTTALLLAALTAHATTRPSPAHRSFGLLRLEVLTATINALLLTGLCITIVAEAITRIGSPTTIPPHTLLVTATIGLLINLISWRILHPSAQQSINVNAARLEVLADLIGSVTVILTALLLAWTGWWWLDSLAAISLAVLIIPRTAHILRDTIRILLEAAPRTTSIPDLTAALATLPGVRQVHDVHVWTITTGVTSASAHLLTAPGTPHATLLPQALQLLSHRYAIDHATIQIEENRRVCHGTPSLPCTPAQ from the coding sequence ATGCCCCACAACCACACACCACCACCCCCGCGCGACCACGACGCCGCCTACCGACACCGCCGAGCGCTACTGTGGGCGTTAGCACTCACTGCAAGCGTCATGATCATCGAATTTATCGTCGGGATAAACATCGGTTCACTAGCCCTCCTCGCCGACGCTGCCCACATGGCAACAGACACAACCGCACTCCTCCTCGCCGCCCTCACAGCCCACGCCACAACACGGCCTTCACCCGCGCATCGCAGCTTTGGCCTACTACGACTCGAAGTCCTCACCGCCACCATCAACGCCCTCCTCCTCACCGGCCTCTGCATCACCATCGTGGCCGAAGCCATCACACGAATAGGGTCCCCCACCACCATCCCCCCACACACCCTCCTGGTCACCGCAACAATCGGGCTTCTTATCAACCTCATCAGCTGGCGAATCCTCCACCCCAGCGCCCAACAATCAATCAACGTCAACGCGGCACGCCTCGAAGTACTCGCAGACCTCATCGGGTCAGTCACCGTCATCCTCACCGCCCTCCTCCTCGCCTGGACCGGCTGGTGGTGGCTCGACTCCCTCGCGGCCATCAGCCTCGCAGTCCTCATCATCCCCCGCACCGCACACATCCTGCGCGACACCATCCGCATCCTGCTCGAAGCCGCGCCACGCACGACATCCATCCCCGACCTCACCGCCGCACTCGCCACACTGCCAGGGGTGCGCCAGGTCCACGACGTCCACGTCTGGACCATCACCACCGGAGTCACCAGCGCCAGCGCACACCTGCTCACCGCACCTGGCACACCACATGCAACACTCCTCCCCCAAGCGCTACAACTCCTGTCACATCGCTACGCCATCGATCACGCTACGATACAGATCGAGGAAAACCGCCGCGTCTGCCACGGGACTCCCTCCCTGCCCTGTACCCCTGCCCAGTGA
- a CDS encoding PP2C family protein-serine/threonine phosphatase — translation MDNAWGAATSHGNRRTVNEDSFLAGLPVFVVADGMGGHQHGDIASSIAVDEFSKLSQYSVINPGLVDATFQRAASRLRDSLTKGVGGTTVCGVGVTLQDGAPYWLVFNLGDSRAYRLQGAHGDPGARGGTQLEQISVDHSVVQELIDSGAVDRSAAHTHTQRHVITKALETQSTPLPDYWMLPVESGDEIMLCSDGLTDELDDEEIEAIWATSLNPQHAAEQLVASAVTAGGRDNVTVVIVTSAVVGYAAAQVQESTGTSHDATTELPPAVALDETFEHTTPRYPRS, via the coding sequence ATGGACAACGCCTGGGGAGCGGCAACATCTCATGGGAACCGCCGCACAGTCAACGAAGACTCATTCCTTGCAGGGTTGCCCGTGTTCGTCGTTGCCGACGGAATGGGTGGGCACCAACATGGGGATATTGCGTCGTCCATCGCAGTGGACGAGTTTTCGAAATTATCCCAGTACTCAGTGATTAATCCGGGTCTCGTTGATGCAACATTCCAACGTGCAGCCTCACGCCTTCGGGATTCTCTCACCAAGGGCGTTGGCGGAACAACAGTGTGTGGCGTCGGCGTCACTCTCCAAGACGGTGCCCCGTACTGGCTGGTGTTCAACCTAGGCGATTCCCGGGCCTACCGGCTCCAAGGGGCGCACGGTGATCCAGGGGCGCGCGGTGGTACCCAGCTAGAACAAATTTCCGTGGACCATTCCGTTGTCCAAGAACTCATTGATTCCGGCGCGGTGGACCGGTCCGCGGCGCACACCCACACGCAACGACACGTCATTACGAAGGCGCTGGAAACTCAATCCACACCGCTCCCTGACTATTGGATGCTCCCGGTCGAATCAGGCGACGAAATCATGTTGTGCTCTGATGGTCTGACAGACGAACTGGACGACGAAGAAATCGAAGCGATCTGGGCGACCTCGCTCAATCCACAACACGCTGCTGAGCAGCTTGTTGCCAGTGCAGTGACTGCGGGTGGTCGTGACAACGTCACCGTTGTCATTGTGACGAGCGCAGTTGTCGGATACGCGGCAGCGCAGGTCCAGGAGTCGACAGGTACGTCACACGATGCCACAACAGAACTACCCCCTGCCGTAGCATTGGATGAAACCTTCGAGCACACGACGCCGAGGTATCCCAGGAGTTGA
- a CDS encoding tryptophan-rich sensory protein — translation MREISPLVRATAVMVVFVVTVVAAMFGSGVFDGMSMSETANGALAPDAHYVAPATAAFGIWSVIYAGLFVLCVWLFFPSMRETRFVGRSWLWFLASLVLNAAWILVVRAELLWLSVLVIAALLSVLCVLLVRLQRDESLPGSAHLAWRVVMGLYAGWVTIASIANIASALVFAGVTELAPGASVWAVVLCVSAVIIAGIYVFRLPALPTAPLAIAWGLSWVSVARLGDTAPNVVVGWVAAFSAVAIVCIVAVRMIQHARWRTASAASGGGAVG, via the coding sequence ATGCGCGAAATTTCACCATTAGTGCGGGCCACAGCGGTGATGGTGGTTTTTGTTGTCACCGTCGTTGCGGCAATGTTTGGTTCTGGCGTGTTCGATGGAATGTCGATGTCTGAGACAGCTAATGGGGCGCTTGCCCCTGACGCTCATTATGTTGCTCCAGCAACGGCAGCATTTGGAATTTGGTCGGTCATTTATGCGGGCTTGTTCGTGCTGTGCGTGTGGCTGTTCTTTCCGTCCATGCGTGAGACACGTTTTGTTGGGCGTTCCTGGTTGTGGTTCTTAGCATCGTTAGTGTTGAACGCTGCCTGGATTCTTGTTGTGCGTGCAGAGCTATTGTGGCTGTCTGTGCTCGTTATCGCGGCGCTACTTTCTGTCTTGTGTGTCCTGTTGGTTCGACTCCAGCGCGATGAGTCACTGCCAGGTTCAGCGCATCTTGCGTGGCGGGTGGTCATGGGGTTGTACGCCGGGTGGGTGACGATCGCATCGATCGCTAACATCGCATCGGCTTTGGTGTTCGCTGGGGTCACGGAACTGGCCCCCGGTGCGAGCGTGTGGGCAGTGGTGTTGTGTGTTTCTGCAGTCATCATCGCGGGCATCTATGTGTTTCGTTTGCCTGCCTTGCCTACCGCCCCGCTTGCGATCGCTTGGGGTTTGTCGTGGGTGTCCGTGGCACGGCTTGGTGACACCGCACCAAACGTCGTGGTCGGATGGGTGGCCGCATTTTCGGCGGTGGCCATTGTGTGCATTGTGGCTGTGCGCATGATTCAGCACGCACGGTGGCGGACAGCGTCTGCAGCCTCAGGCGGAGGCGCAGTTGGCTAG
- a CDS encoding ArsR/SmtB family transcription factor — MPHPNHDNDSPPPTTISDHTATHLADTFSLLGDPSRIRVLGTLLDGPKRVLDIAQACGHTQSATSHSLRLLKAHHVVAGERHGREIHYALADDHVRALLTLALAHIAHLDTHPNA; from the coding sequence GTGCCGCACCCTAACCACGACAACGACAGCCCACCCCCAACCACCATCAGCGACCACACCGCAACCCACCTCGCGGACACCTTCTCACTCCTCGGCGACCCCAGCAGAATCCGGGTCCTGGGCACCCTCCTCGACGGCCCAAAACGAGTCCTCGACATTGCCCAGGCCTGCGGCCACACCCAATCTGCGACATCCCACTCACTCAGGCTCCTGAAAGCACACCACGTTGTCGCCGGAGAGCGACACGGGCGCGAAATCCACTACGCCCTCGCTGACGACCACGTGCGCGCACTACTCACCCTGGCCCTTGCGCACATCGCCCACCTCGACACACACCCCAACGCATGA
- a CDS encoding FHA domain-containing protein — MNTTTWDDISDTTQPMRYTLALSDGQRYALTTPTLIGRNPQRDSGEESFTRIVIRDPDRTVSKTHLLIAVDSAGPYVVDRHSTNGTVVTLPDHQQILCGPGQRVRFSPGTTILFGQFTLTVELHR; from the coding sequence ATGAACACCACCACCTGGGACGACATCAGCGACACTACTCAGCCCATGCGCTACACCTTGGCACTGAGTGACGGTCAACGCTACGCCCTGACCACCCCCACGCTTATCGGGCGTAACCCCCAACGTGACAGCGGAGAAGAATCGTTTACCCGTATTGTTATCCGTGACCCTGATCGCACGGTGTCAAAAACACACCTGCTCATCGCGGTTGATTCCGCGGGACCGTATGTTGTTGACCGCCATTCAACAAACGGCACCGTGGTCACGCTCCCGGACCACCAGCAAATCCTGTGTGGCCCCGGCCAGCGTGTGCGGTTTAGTCCTGGAACAACCATACTGTTTGGGCAGTTCACCCTCACTGTGGAACTGCACCGATAG